In a single window of the bacterium genome:
- a CDS encoding glycosyltransferase, with protein MSEAQHTVMLVVNGFGIGGGELKLLELAGLLDRSKYALTIVSVGQGGPLEERFRALGFPTHVLPKAFGFDPRLPWRLAKLMRTTQTELVLSTLFYADIISALATCFYRPKALLSWEVITGQLEWYQVLAYRLLAGRFDHVAAVSDSIHPFIRGLRGMKPERISTIYYGVDLEKYQPHAPRSGNDFVFGTVARLVHQKGHTWLLQAIPPVLQTYPKARWRFAGDGDKRAGLEAQAQQLGIAQAVDFLGSRSDVQDLLATFDVFILPSLWEGFPNVLLEAMASGLPVIATAVEGTVEMVVDGETGRLVPKEDAAALTAAMLELAGAPELRERMGREGRKRVEEHFSLAKQVREFEALFDRFLA; from the coding sequence CTTGCTCGATCGCAGCAAATACGCCCTGACCATCGTCTCGGTCGGCCAGGGAGGACCCCTGGAGGAGCGTTTCCGTGCCCTCGGCTTTCCCACCCATGTACTGCCCAAGGCCTTCGGTTTCGATCCCCGTCTGCCCTGGCGGCTGGCGAAATTGATGCGCACCACCCAGACCGAGCTGGTCCTGAGCACCCTCTTCTATGCGGATATCATCTCGGCCCTGGCGACTTGTTTCTATCGCCCCAAAGCACTGCTCTCTTGGGAGGTCATCACCGGGCAGCTCGAGTGGTACCAGGTGCTCGCCTACCGCCTCCTCGCCGGGCGCTTTGACCATGTTGCGGCGGTCTCGGATTCGATCCATCCCTTCATCCGCGGCTTGCGCGGCATGAAGCCGGAGCGGATCAGCACCATCTATTACGGGGTGGACCTGGAAAAATATCAACCGCACGCGCCACGCTCCGGTAACGACTTCGTCTTTGGTACCGTGGCCCGCCTGGTTCATCAGAAGGGCCACACCTGGCTGTTGCAGGCTATCCCGCCGGTGCTGCAAACCTATCCGAAGGCGCGCTGGCGTTTTGCCGGCGACGGCGACAAACGCGCCGGCCTGGAAGCCCAGGCACAGCAACTGGGCATCGCCCAGGCGGTCGACTTTCTCGGCAGCCGCAGCGACGTCCAGGATCTCCTCGCCACCTTCGACGTCTTCATCCTGCCCTCGCTGTGGGAGGGTTTCCCCAACGTCCTGCTCGAGGCGATGGCCTCCGGGCTGCCGGTGATCGCCACTGCCGTGGAGGGGACGGTGGAGATGGTGGTCGACGGCGAGACCGGGAGGCTGGTGCCGAAAGAAGATGCGGCCGCTCTGACAGCGGCCATGCTGGAACTGGCCGGCGCGCCGGAACTGCGCGAGCGGATGGGGCGGGAGGGAAGGAAGCGGGTGGAGGAGCATTTTTCGCTGGCCAAACAGGTGCGCGAATTCGAGGCGCTCTTCGACCGCTTCCTCGCCTGA
- a CDS encoding glycosyltransferase family 2 protein, translated as MIHGKKVVVVLPAYNAAATLEKTYQEIQFDIVDDVIIVDDASTDETVAVAGKLGIHTVVHPQNLGYGGNQKTCYREALARGADVVVMLHPDYQYTPKLVTAMASLVAVGQYQMVLASRIISGGALKGGMPLYKYISNRLLTLVENILLGQKISEYHTGYRAFSRELLSDLPLHQCSNDFVFDNEMIAQAVYFGYSVGEVSCPTKYFPEASSINFRRSVRYGFGVLRTALSFRLQKMHLGSFRIFRR; from the coding sequence ATGATCCATGGCAAAAAAGTGGTGGTCGTCCTGCCGGCCTACAACGCCGCAGCGACCCTGGAAAAAACCTATCAGGAGATCCAATTTGATATCGTCGACGATGTCATCATCGTCGATGATGCCAGTACCGACGAGACCGTCGCTGTGGCCGGCAAGCTAGGCATCCACACCGTCGTCCACCCGCAGAACCTCGGCTACGGCGGCAATCAGAAGACCTGCTATCGCGAAGCCCTGGCGCGCGGCGCCGATGTCGTTGTCATGCTCCATCCCGATTATCAGTACACCCCCAAGCTGGTGACTGCGATGGCCTCGCTGGTCGCCGTCGGCCAATACCAGATGGTGCTGGCCTCCCGCATCATTTCCGGCGGCGCCCTCAAGGGCGGCATGCCGCTCTACAAGTATATCAGCAACCGGCTCCTGACTTTGGTCGAAAATATCCTACTCGGGCAAAAGATCTCTGAGTACCACACCGGCTATCGCGCCTTTTCGCGCGAGCTGCTCTCGGATTTGCCGCTGCACCAGTGCTCCAATGATTTTGTCTTCGACAACGAGATGATCGCCCAGGCGGTCTATTTCGGTTACAGCGTCGGCGAGGTCTCTTGTCCGACCAAATATTTCCCCGAGGCCTCTTCGATCAATTTCCGCCGCAGCGTCCGTTACGGATTCGGGGTATTGCGCACCGCGCTCTCTTTCCGGCTGCAAAAGATGCATCTCGGCTCATTCCGGATATTCAGGCGCTGA
- a CDS encoding glycosyltransferase family 2 protein, with amino-acid sequence MSDSTAKSSALRVLIVIPAYNEERSIATVAHEAMKAWPGVEVLVVNDCSTDATAAVLAAEGINHVSLPVNLGIGGAVQTGFLYAWEKGHDVVMQVDGDGQHPPDQIPVLLKAMTDNGWDAVIGSRYASGSQIVSTRARRIGGGLLGAIIRVAAGQRVTDPTSGFRAYNRRALDYLRLHYPQEYPEPIIAIELLMNGFRLGEVPITMKERVHGASSITGLNTLFYMIKVIFAIIIVKIRRRR; translated from the coding sequence ATGTCCGATTCCACAGCTAAATCTTCCGCGCTGCGGGTTCTCATCGTCATTCCAGCCTACAATGAGGAGCGGAGCATTGCGACGGTGGCGCATGAGGCCATGAAGGCGTGGCCCGGCGTAGAGGTGCTGGTTGTAAACGATTGTTCGACCGATGCGACCGCGGCGGTTCTGGCCGCCGAGGGGATCAACCATGTCTCCCTGCCGGTCAATCTTGGCATCGGCGGAGCGGTGCAGACCGGGTTTCTCTATGCCTGGGAGAAGGGCCACGATGTGGTGATGCAAGTGGACGGCGACGGTCAGCATCCGCCGGATCAGATCCCCGTACTGCTGAAGGCGATGACAGACAACGGCTGGGATGCGGTCATCGGCTCGCGCTATGCGTCGGGCAGCCAGATCGTCTCCACACGGGCGCGACGGATCGGCGGCGGCCTGCTCGGCGCCATCATCCGCGTGGCAGCCGGACAGCGGGTCACCGATCCCACCTCGGGCTTCCGCGCCTACAACCGCCGGGCTCTAGACTATCTGCGGCTGCACTATCCGCAGGAATATCCCGAGCCGATCATCGCCATCGAGCTGCTGATGAATGGCTTCCGGCTCGGGGAGGTTCCTATCACCATGAAAGAACGGGTGCACGGCGCCTCTTCCATCACAGGCCTGAATACCCTCTTTTATATGATCAAGGTGATTTTTGCCATCATCATCGTGAAAATAAGACGGAGGCGGTGA
- a CDS encoding DUF2304 domain-containing protein, with translation MPETTHTYLYGNRILYLAIGAGLLFLLFIVQLVRQRKLSERFALVWMVIPILLILFSSNRALLERLAVLAGIAYAPALMIPISFGLFILVSLYFSIKASRSEQQIKKLAQELALLRHALGRFSQPPERMDPNNSRSGDEHAV, from the coding sequence ATGCCGGAAACCACCCACACCTACCTCTACGGCAACCGGATCCTTTATCTGGCAATCGGCGCGGGATTGCTCTTCCTGCTCTTTATCGTACAGCTGGTCCGCCAGCGCAAGCTTAGCGAGCGTTTCGCCCTGGTATGGATGGTGATCCCTATACTGCTGATCCTCTTCTCCTCCAACCGGGCGTTGCTCGAACGGCTGGCGGTGCTCGCCGGAATTGCTTATGCCCCGGCGTTGATGATCCCGATCAGCTTCGGCCTCTTCATCCTGGTCAGTCTCTACTTTTCCATCAAGGCGAGCCGGTCGGAGCAGCAGATTAAAAAGCTCGCCCAGGAACTGGCGCTGCTGCGTCACGCCCTTGGGCGGTTTTCCCAGCCGCCGGAGCGTATGGATCCGAACAATAGCAGATCCGGGGATGAGCATGCTGTTTAA
- a CDS encoding MBOAT family O-acyltransferase → MSMLFNTINFGWFFLLLALCFFMLPQQRRWIFLLFCNLLYYACFKAEYLLLLFVAIGVSYLCGLQMAKDTRETRRRFWLILGLTINLGILIFFKYFNFFSRSLMDVGSALGHPVTLPLLRWMLPVGISFYTFTASGYLIDVYRRKVEAERHPGYYAAFISFFPNIVSGPIERAGNLLPQFRRIGEFDGARAASGLRLMLWGFFKKLVVADRLAIYVNAVFNHPDPHSGATLLVGSLFFTFQIYCDFSGYTDIAIGVARLLGFDLRRNFDRPYFSRSIPEFWRRWHISLSSWFRDYLYIPLGGSRVAVSRAYLNLFIVFFVSGMWHGANWTFLIWGGLHGLYAVSSKFTQASRDRIAAALHVPAALRHGFAVLVTFMLANFAWVYFRANDLATANLIMMKIFSGDYSKLFIPAMDQFLYSLAAIAMLLTVDLLQERRSLAAWLDARSLVLRWAAYGTVVVIILLTGIFNGSQFIYAQF, encoded by the coding sequence ATGAGCATGCTGTTTAATACGATCAATTTCGGCTGGTTTTTTCTCCTGCTGGCGCTGTGTTTTTTCATGCTGCCGCAGCAGCGCCGCTGGATCTTTCTGCTCTTTTGCAATCTGCTCTATTACGCCTGTTTCAAGGCGGAGTATCTCCTGTTGCTGTTCGTCGCCATCGGGGTCTCCTATCTCTGCGGGCTGCAGATGGCGAAGGATACAAGGGAAACCAGGCGCCGCTTCTGGCTGATCCTCGGCCTGACCATTAATCTCGGCATCCTCATCTTTTTCAAATATTTCAACTTTTTCTCGCGCTCACTGATGGATGTGGGCAGCGCGTTGGGGCATCCGGTCACCCTCCCGCTGCTACGGTGGATGCTGCCGGTCGGCATCTCCTTCTATACCTTCACAGCATCGGGGTACCTGATCGATGTCTATCGCCGCAAGGTTGAGGCGGAGCGGCATCCCGGCTACTATGCAGCGTTCATCTCGTTTTTTCCCAATATCGTCTCCGGTCCGATCGAGCGGGCGGGCAATCTGCTGCCGCAGTTCCGGCGCATCGGCGAATTTGACGGAGCCCGCGCCGCCTCCGGGCTGCGGTTGATGCTCTGGGGGTTTTTCAAGAAACTAGTAGTGGCCGACCGGCTGGCCATCTACGTCAATGCAGTATTCAACCATCCCGATCCCCACAGCGGCGCCACCCTGCTAGTGGGCTCGCTCTTTTTCACCTTCCAGATTTATTGCGATTTCTCCGGCTATACCGATATCGCCATCGGCGTTGCGCGTCTGCTGGGGTTCGATCTCCGCCGGAATTTTGACCGTCCCTATTTTTCGCGCTCGATCCCCGAGTTCTGGCGGCGCTGGCATATCTCCCTCTCCTCGTGGTTCCGCGATTATCTCTATATTCCCCTCGGCGGCAGCCGGGTGGCGGTGTCGCGCGCCTACCTCAACCTGTTCATCGTCTTCTTCGTCAGCGGAATGTGGCACGGCGCCAACTGGACCTTTCTGATCTGGGGCGGTCTGCACGGCCTCTATGCGGTCAGCTCCAAATTCACACAGGCGAGCCGGGACCGGATCGCCGCCGCCCTGCACGTTCCCGCCGCCCTGCGCCACGGATTCGCCGTCCTGGTGACCTTTATGCTAGCTAATTTTGCCTGGGTCTATTTCCGGGCCAATGACCTGGCCACGGCTAATCTGATCATGATGAAAATCTTTTCCGGCGATTATTCAAAGCTCTTCATCCCCGCCATGGACCAGTTTCTCTACAGCCTGGCCGCCATCGCCATGCTGCTGACAGTGGATTTGCTGCAGGAACGGCGCTCCCTCGCCGCCTGGCTCGACGCTCGCTCGCTCGTCCTGCGTTGGGCGGCCTACGGCACCGTTGTGGTCATCATTCTACTCACGGGTATCTTCAATGGCAGCCAATTTATTTACGCGCAGTTCTAG
- a CDS encoding glycosyltransferase family 39 protein: protein MKTTQKTTWQAALILGLIIGLGAVLRLIGIRFGLPMAYHNDEWVLVLATRQFFSGDFNPHNFLYPSLLMYIMYAFERLYFLFASGRDDLSTLYTLCRVVVVLFGLASFWLIYRLGKRLHDVRTGLLAALFLSIIPLHVMHSHFATTDVPLTFFVLLTLWAALRMTERRTPADYLIAGIALGLTVSIKIPGAVLVAALLTGHLYGVAKERGIHYGPVLTSEWRNGSKMLLGAAAALLATLLVWSVLAKFDLWAPKLMQRIPVELWVKYYDEIVARAHGMAPKLAVITFCGVMALVYSAKLWMPQFSRILLLLAAAVVAFFATTPYALLDYKSFAHDFLFQMVISQSSWSGMFAGKAPGYITNFTYLWDNFTPLLLLAAAGGVVLQIRARRIEYWILITFAVVYYAYIGSWKLMFDRYMMPLLPVIALWAAWGIVRLVDELRERFMAAGGTADSAKPRRSTAAAAAIAGALLLFLLLPGIMMMKQSWAFDAYLLKTNTKKIAYDWAVIHLPKEALVLREQYTPEVELAGYRVHLVNFTFNDSVNVDYVQRHHIDYIIVTDKLWKRPVQENGVLGIRKAYAELPDYADLIYDLKPTPENPGPEVKIYQVRKPSQP from the coding sequence ATGAAGACGACGCAAAAGACCACCTGGCAGGCGGCCCTGATCCTGGGCTTGATCATCGGACTCGGCGCTGTATTGCGCCTGATCGGCATCCGCTTCGGTCTGCCGATGGCCTACCACAATGACGAATGGGTGCTGGTGCTCGCCACCCGGCAGTTTTTCAGCGGGGATTTCAATCCCCATAATTTCCTCTACCCCTCGCTGCTGATGTACATCATGTATGCCTTCGAGCGGCTCTACTTTCTCTTCGCCTCCGGGCGGGATGATCTCTCGACCCTCTACACCCTGTGCCGGGTTGTGGTCGTGCTCTTCGGCCTTGCCTCGTTTTGGCTCATCTATCGGCTGGGAAAACGGTTGCATGATGTGCGGACAGGCTTGCTCGCAGCACTCTTCCTGAGCATCATCCCCCTTCATGTGATGCACAGCCACTTCGCGACCACCGATGTGCCGCTTACCTTTTTTGTCCTGCTGACGCTCTGGGCCGCCTTGCGGATGACCGAGCGCCGTACTCCGGCCGATTATCTGATCGCCGGCATCGCCTTGGGACTAACGGTTTCGATCAAGATCCCCGGCGCGGTTCTTGTCGCAGCCCTCCTCACGGGCCATCTTTACGGCGTGGCGAAGGAGCGCGGGATTCATTACGGGCCGGTCCTGACCAGCGAATGGCGCAACGGGAGCAAGATGCTCCTGGGCGCTGCTGCGGCGCTCCTCGCCACCTTGCTGGTCTGGTCCGTTCTGGCTAAATTCGATCTTTGGGCCCCGAAACTGATGCAGCGTATTCCCGTGGAACTCTGGGTCAAATATTACGACGAGATCGTCGCCCGGGCCCATGGTATGGCCCCCAAGCTGGCTGTCATCACCTTCTGCGGCGTCATGGCCCTGGTGTACTCGGCCAAACTCTGGATGCCGCAGTTCAGCCGAATTCTGCTGCTGCTGGCGGCCGCGGTCGTAGCCTTTTTCGCCACTACCCCCTATGCCTTGCTCGACTACAAGTCCTTCGCGCATGATTTCCTCTTTCAGATGGTCATCAGCCAGTCGAGCTGGAGCGGCATGTTCGCCGGAAAAGCCCCCGGCTATATCACCAATTTCACCTATCTTTGGGACAATTTTACCCCCCTGTTGCTCCTGGCCGCTGCCGGCGGCGTGGTGCTGCAAATCCGGGCGCGCCGGATCGAATACTGGATCCTCATCACCTTCGCCGTGGTCTATTACGCCTACATCGGCTCTTGGAAACTGATGTTCGACCGCTATATGATGCCGCTGCTGCCGGTGATCGCCCTGTGGGCCGCCTGGGGTATCGTCCGTCTGGTCGATGAGCTGCGCGAGCGGTTCATGGCAGCAGGCGGAACCGCGGACTCCGCGAAGCCGCGCCGCAGCACGGCTGCTGCTGCGGCGATCGCCGGCGCACTGCTGCTCTTTTTGCTGCTCCCGGGGATCATGATGATGAAGCAGAGCTGGGCTTTTGATGCCTACCTCCTCAAGACCAATACCAAAAAGATCGCCTACGACTGGGCGGTAATCCATCTGCCCAAAGAGGCGCTGGTGCTCCGCGAGCAATACACGCCTGAGGTCGAACTCGCCGGCTACCGGGTCCATTTGGTCAATTTCACCTTCAATGACTCGGTAAACGTTGACTACGTCCAGCGCCATCACATCGATTATATTATCGTCACCGACAAGCTCTGGAAACGCCCGGTCCAGGAGAATGGCGTCCTGGGAATACGCAAAGCATACGCCGAGCTTCCCGATTATGCCGATCTGATCTATGATCTCAAACCGACTCCCGAAAATCCAGGTCCTGAGGTGAAAATTTACCAGGTGCGGAAACCATCGCAGCCTTGA
- a CDS encoding DUF2142 domain-containing protein: MSFLTARGAALAARMQRLLTPGTLFLGLGLVFGLAWSILTPPFQAPDEHVHFCRAWQLAAGGLQPERMNGVQGGTLPVSIIETIEQINPGLRFHSRDQRQDTARLFRFLRRPLEPDRSRFYPFPSSALYPPAAYLPHVTGILLGRVTGASPLVMMYLGRWSALALWLVLIRLALRLMPAGRWLLLAIALMPMSLFLGAAFNPDAVTNSLAFLSLAFMLAISRQPGPVSGRQLAAFALILLIFALAKPGFALFALLWFLIPRSKWRSGPIHVLTGLLLLVLGYGISLGWNALVQSDLNWNAPFANYPEQRRLLAQDPALFLSAALSSLWTFKGFYLRSHLGQLGSLDVVLPWTVLLPVLLVILAAALLEKGWMLSRWQKLVLLLLFLGTLFQSLLALYLTASPPGGPHCVGFQGRYLIPVAPAFWLLWQNRRWRAAPAVKALAAPAFLIVYAFALMLSTLVLIGRYY; this comes from the coding sequence ATGTCCTTTTTGACCGCCCGGGGCGCGGCCCTGGCTGCGCGGATGCAGCGTCTGCTAACGCCCGGAACTCTGTTTCTGGGTTTGGGCCTGGTCTTCGGGCTGGCCTGGTCGATCCTCACACCGCCGTTCCAGGCGCCCGACGAGCATGTCCACTTTTGCCGCGCCTGGCAGCTCGCCGCGGGTGGTCTGCAGCCGGAGCGGATGAATGGGGTGCAGGGGGGCACGCTGCCGGTTAGCATCATTGAGACCATTGAGCAGATCAATCCCGGCTTGCGTTTTCATTCCAGGGACCAGCGGCAGGACACCGCCCGCCTGTTCCGGTTCCTGCGCCGGCCACTGGAGCCGGACCGGTCGCGTTTTTATCCCTTTCCTTCCAGCGCCCTCTATCCGCCCGCGGCCTACCTTCCCCATGTGACTGGCATTCTGCTGGGAAGAGTGACCGGCGCTTCGCCTCTGGTCATGATGTACCTGGGCCGCTGGAGCGCACTGGCCCTCTGGCTGGTGCTGATCCGCCTCGCACTGCGCCTGATGCCGGCGGGGCGCTGGCTGCTTTTGGCCATCGCCCTGATGCCGATGAGTCTATTCCTCGGCGCCGCATTCAATCCGGATGCTGTGACCAACAGTCTGGCCTTTTTATCCCTTGCTTTCATGCTCGCGATATCCCGCCAGCCCGGGCCTGTCAGCGGCCGCCAGCTGGCGGCTTTCGCGCTGATCCTGCTGATCTTTGCGCTGGCCAAGCCGGGGTTTGCCCTTTTCGCCTTGCTCTGGTTCCTCATCCCCCGTTCCAAATGGCGCTCCGGACCCATTCATGTGCTGACCGGTCTGCTGCTCCTGGTGCTGGGGTACGGCATCAGTCTGGGATGGAATGCCCTGGTACAGAGCGATCTCAACTGGAATGCGCCGTTTGCCAACTATCCTGAGCAGCGGCGGTTGCTGGCACAGGATCCGGCGCTTTTTCTCAGCGCCGCCCTCAGCAGCCTCTGGACCTTCAAGGGCTTCTATTTACGATCGCACCTCGGCCAGTTGGGCTCCCTGGATGTAGTCCTGCCGTGGACGGTGCTCCTTCCGGTGCTACTGGTGATCCTCGCAGCCGCCCTGCTGGAGAAGGGATGGATGCTCTCGCGCTGGCAAAAACTGGTTCTGTTGCTCCTCTTCCTCGGTACCCTTTTTCAGTCGCTGCTGGCCCTTTATCTGACCGCCTCGCCGCCTGGCGGGCCTCATTGTGTCGGTTTTCAGGGGCGATATCTTATCCCGGTGGCGCCGGCGTTCTGGCTGCTCTGGCAGAACCGCCGCTGGAGGGCGGCACCCGCGGTGAAGGCGCTGGCCGCACCTGCCTTCCTGATCGTGTACGCTTTCGCCCTCATGCTCTCCACCCTGGTGCTGATCGGGCGGTATTATTGA
- a CDS encoding putative glycoside hydrolase, with protein MSTMMLLGLASGLWAQKYTSSFPRIMFQRPAGISGGAVQNFFSRYDLVIHGGAGPNAYALNESIRALNPNVIILGTSRQGVWPGSFPPACFIYRPNVPRLTRAARPGDTEIFVTSTEGFPTSADKYRYALLGGDEWFTYSGVTATSFTGVATSGDFYLQRMHAVGDSVKTPVRFVGFGMLQNITPFSPLVEGIPVWQYFIDKRWDPAKQDFRYFDGVFYDAYRTFFYPDDISGGVDLDYNRVNDFDEHGLKWVNAQWADGVKKMLNYERQRLQQIHPGQPTIIALNTGSALEDYSLEVCDGMMWEGFMRFASTWEEMVRVNRVWENARQPVYTMIEDYDPEKRRAYSKNKFAYMRYGLTTALMAGAYYGRTFGDYYYISLYYDEFDSDLGQPVSPPQKLGSGAWVRFFDKGAAITNPTGSSITVTDAELRTANGYAGPYYRFLGGQDPVMNNGQLFQSVVLEGTLESPPKYIKGDGILLFTQPDTIVSDIMVGNCFNNDTSPASEKAVLSGSWTEIKDPSTDIFGATRNPCYSQWSDDSEDGIGYAAAYSPANAASALFTPTIGVAGFYEISEWHGWAGNTANSGKEASNAPVAVLVNGATKFSGAINQRQKAGRWNRLAVVYLPAGTGSSVRLSNSGADGVVLADAMRFRFLGQSSDIDSTAPAAPRNVRIIKP; from the coding sequence ATGAGCACGATGATGCTCCTGGGTCTGGCTTCGGGACTATGGGCACAAAAGTATACCTCTTCTTTTCCGCGCATCATGTTTCAACGGCCCGCCGGAATCAGCGGCGGTGCGGTGCAAAACTTCTTCTCCCGCTATGATCTGGTTATTCACGGCGGCGCCGGACCGAACGCCTATGCTCTCAATGAGAGCATTCGTGCTCTCAATCCAAATGTGATCATCCTGGGCACCAGCCGCCAGGGGGTCTGGCCGGGGAGCTTTCCGCCCGCATGTTTCATTTACCGCCCCAATGTCCCCAGACTCACCCGCGCCGCCCGGCCCGGCGACACCGAGATCTTTGTGACCAGCACCGAGGGCTTCCCGACCTCAGCCGACAAGTATCGCTATGCCCTGCTCGGCGGTGATGAATGGTTCACCTATTCTGGGGTCACCGCCACCAGCTTCACCGGGGTGGCCACCAGCGGCGATTTTTATCTCCAACGGATGCATGCCGTCGGTGACAGCGTCAAGACTCCGGTCCGCTTCGTCGGATTCGGCATGCTGCAGAACATCACGCCCTTCTCCCCTTTGGTGGAGGGCATCCCGGTCTGGCAGTATTTCATTGACAAGCGCTGGGATCCTGCCAAGCAGGATTTCAGATACTTTGACGGCGTCTTTTACGATGCTTACCGCACCTTCTTCTACCCGGACGATATCAGCGGCGGCGTCGATCTCGATTACAACCGGGTGAATGATTTTGACGAACACGGTCTGAAATGGGTCAACGCCCAGTGGGCGGACGGCGTCAAAAAGATGCTGAATTATGAGCGGCAGCGGCTGCAGCAGATCCATCCCGGACAGCCGACGATCATCGCCCTCAACACCGGCAGTGCGCTGGAGGATTACAGCCTCGAAGTCTGCGACGGCATGATGTGGGAGGGCTTTATGCGTTTCGCCTCGACCTGGGAGGAGATGGTCCGCGTCAACCGCGTCTGGGAAAATGCCCGTCAGCCGGTCTACACCATGATCGAGGACTATGATCCCGAAAAACGCCGCGCCTATTCCAAGAATAAGTTCGCCTACATGCGCTACGGCCTGACCACCGCCCTGATGGCGGGGGCCTATTATGGCCGCACCTTCGGCGATTATTACTACATCTCGCTCTATTACGATGAATTCGACAGCGATCTGGGTCAGCCTGTGTCGCCGCCGCAAAAGTTGGGCAGCGGCGCCTGGGTGCGTTTCTTCGACAAGGGAGCAGCCATCACCAATCCCACCGGCAGCAGCATCACGGTCACCGATGCGGAACTGCGCACCGCCAACGGCTATGCCGGTCCCTATTACCGCTTTCTGGGCGGCCAGGATCCGGTGATGAACAACGGTCAGCTCTTCCAAAGCGTCGTGCTGGAGGGGACCCTGGAGAGCCCGCCCAAGTATATCAAGGGGGATGGCATCCTCCTCTTCACCCAGCCGGATACCATCGTCTCCGATATCATGGTCGGTAACTGCTTCAACAATGACACCTCGCCCGCCAGCGAAAAGGCCGTCCTGAGCGGATCCTGGACCGAAATCAAGGATCCCTCCACAGATATCTTCGGCGCCACCCGCAACCCCTGCTACTCGCAATGGAGTGATGACAGCGAGGATGGCATCGGCTATGCGGCGGCTTATTCGCCCGCCAATGCCGCATCTGCACTCTTCACCCCCACCATCGGGGTGGCCGGGTTCTACGAGATCAGCGAATGGCACGGCTGGGCCGGCAATACGGCCAACAGCGGCAAGGAGGCGAGCAACGCTCCGGTCGCGGTGTTGGTCAACGGCGCGACTAAATTCAGCGGCGCGATCAACCAGCGTCAAAAGGCGGGCCGGTGGAACCGGCTTGCGGTGGTCTACCTTCCCGCCGGTACCGGCAGCTCGGTGCGTCTCAGTAACAGCGGCGCCGACGGCGTCGTGCTGGCCGACGCCATGCGCTTCCGCTTCCTCGGCCAGAGCAGCGACATCGACTCCACCGCACCGGCGGCGCCGCGCAATGTCCGCATCATCAAGCCTTGA